The Mercurialis annua linkage group LG2, ddMerAnnu1.2, whole genome shotgun sequence genome contains a region encoding:
- the LOC126669131 gene encoding uncharacterized protein LOC126669131, with amino-acid sequence MQICYIFICVPLFWNQNLTCNGSRANSRLSSFLCLPSGCSRSSVNGSSTREPFFMVSMRRGRVHADFLLFLCTKIAYGSTQRKRKRIYYDRGYDDVSSLSKSSLKTNYRHHVGGGGNLLVAGTVRWMIFALLISSPAALQICSRLTRVVKYHYMIGYGADDFKIAPSFQ; translated from the exons ATGCAAATATGTTATATCTTCATTTGTGTGCCTTTGTTTTGGAACCAAAATTTGACTTGCAACGGATCTAGAGCTAATTCACGGCTTAGCTCTTTCCTTTGCTTACCATCTGG GTGCTCACGGTCCAGCGTAAATGGTAGTTCAACAAGGGAACCATTCTTCATGGTCTCTATGAGGAGGGGTAGAGTCCATGCTGATTTCCTGCTGTTTTTATGCACAAAAAT AGCCTATGGTTCAACCCAAAGAAAACGTAAAAGGATTTACTATGATAGGGGCTATGATGATGTGTCAAGTCTCTCAAAATCAAGCTTGAAAACGAACTACCGTCATCATGTCGGCGGCGGGGGCAATCTTTTGGTTGCAGGTACAGTGAGATGGATGATTTTTGCTCTTCTGATTTCCTCGCCAGCAGCATTGCAGATTTGCAGCCGCTTGACACG GGTGGTTAAGTACCATTATATGATTGGCTATGGAGCTGATGACTTCAAAATTGCCCCGTCCTTTCAATGA
- the LOC126670780 gene encoding UBP1-associated protein 2C-like, with translation MDLAKKRKLEENGNISSIDTADSISKLTQQDARKMIERFSQDQLIDILQAAITRHPDVLDAVRTVADSDPTQRKLFIRGLGWETSTENLRNLFSSYGELEEAVVILDKNTGKSKGYGFVIYKHVDGAILALKEPSKKIDGRVTVTQLAAAGNSGGGNSNSNSGGGGGGGNDVAMRKIYVANVPYEMPADRLLAQFAQYGEIEEGPLGFDKQTGKSRGFALFVYKTAEGAQSALSEPVKMIEGRQLNCKLANDGKKGKPGGPGQAEGGQGQGGNVHGDGMGMGMGMASQGPYGGPSGPGGLGSYSGYSGGMQVPPHHPGMPSQAPGSLTAGSGGYGGGSAGLGGPYGGYGGPGSTGYGGLGGGTGVGGGSCVGNASSMYRMPPSSVGMPSGGYPDAGHYNASFPGQHQGTSPAPRVPPGGMYSNLPPYY, from the coding sequence ATGGATCTAGCAAAGAAACGAAAGCTCGAAGAAAACGGCAATATATCATCCATAGACACCGCTGATTCCATTTCTAAACTTACCCAACAAGACGCCCGCAAAATGATCGAAAGATTCTCACAAGATCAGCTCATTGACATCCTCCAAGCCGCCATTACCCGCCACCCAGATGTCCTCGACGCCGTACGAACCGTCGCAGATTCCGACCCAACTCAGCGTAAGCTCTTTATCCGAGGTCTCGGCTGGGAAACCTCCACGGAAAATTTAAGAAATCTGTTTTCTTCTTATGGGGAATTAGAAGAAGCTGTTGTGATTCTTGATAAGAATACAGGAAAATCTAAAGGGTatggttttgttatatataAACATGTTGATGGTGCTATATTGGCTTTGAAGGAGCCCAGTAAGAAAATCGATGGCCGCGTGACTGTGACTCAGTTAGCTGCGGCTGGGAACTCGGGTGGGGGGAATAGTAATAGTAATAGTGGTGGTGGCGGTGGCGGTGGTAATGATGTGGCGATGAGGAAGATTTATGTGGCGAATGTTCCTTATGAAATGCCCGCGGATAGGTTGCTGGCGCAATTTGCGCAGTATGGCGAAATTGAGGAGGGGCCGTTGGGATTTGATAAGCAGACTGGGAAGTCTAGAGGGTTTGCTTTGTTTGTGTATAAGACTGCTGAGGGAGCGCAGTCTGCGTTGAGTGAACCAGTGAAGATGATTGAGGGTAGACAGTTGAATTGTAAGTTGGCAAATGATGGGAAGAAGGGGAAACCTGGTGGCCCGGGTCAGGCGGAAGGAGGACAGGGACAGGGTGGGAATGTGCACGGAGATGGAATGGGTATGGGGATGGGTATGGCTTCTCAAGGTCCATATGGTGGTCCGAGTGGTCCAGGTGGCCTTGGTTCATATAGCGGATATTCTGGTGGGATGCAGGTTCCTCCTCATCATCCAGGGATGCCTTCTCAGGCTCCAGGTTCTTTGACCGCTGGTAGTGGTGGATATGGTGGTGGTAGTGCTGGACTCGGTGGACCATATGGTGGATATGGGGGACCAGGGTCTACAGGTTATGGTGGTTTAGGTGGTGGAACTGGTGTTGGCGGTGGTTCTTGTGTTGGTAATGCTTCTTCAATGTACAGAATGCCACCTAGTTCGGTTGGTATGCCTTCTGGTGGGTATCCAGATGCTGGGCATTATAATGCTTCATTTCCAGGCCAGCATCAGGGGACTTCACCAGCACCAAGGGTTCCACCTGGGGGAATGTACTCAAATTTGCCTCCATACTACTGA